GTGGTTAATAAAAGTTTATCAATAGGTAAAACCCGTATGCAGGGCTATCTTGATGCATTGGCTAAACACCAGATTCCTTTTGAAGAAAACCTGGTGATAGATTGCAGCAACAGTTACGAAGAAAATAGCATTATCATTAAAGAGGCTTTAACGCAATTAAAGCCCGATGGTGTTTTTACCTCGGTAGAACGTTTGGCCTTTGCTACTTATTATGCTTGTTACGATCTCGAGATCAACATCCCAAAAGATTTAAAAGTGATCAGTTTTTCCAGTTTGGAAATTGCTCCCTTGTTAAATCCTTCACTCACCACCATTACCCAACCAGCCACCGAAATAGGAGAGGAAGCGGCTAAATTATTGTTTACTATTTTAGATAATCATGCCGATAAAAATCTGCCAAACGAGGTGGTTTTAGTGTCTAAAATTATCAAGCGGAATTCAACCGCAAATGGCTAAAAAAAGGCTCAAAAAACGGGCTTGTTTTTCGCCTGAAATTTTCAAAAAATTTCTTCACTTAGTGTAAAATACGCAGAATTTTGATCAATTTTCGGGAACGTTCCCGAAAGATGACCGAATTTTGATTCAATTTTTTCGGGAACGTTCCCGAAAAAAGCGTTAAAAATGGCTTAGTGTAATAATTACACTTTAAATTTAAATTTAACATTTTTAATATATTGATTATCAATTAATTAAAAAATTAACAATTATTTAATATAGATTTTTACATACGAGAAAAAGCTAATTTTTATGCTGATTTTCTTGCCGATATTTTAGCCCGAAATATATTTTTTAAATAAATTTTGAAATATCATTAACAGCTGTAAATTAGACCTGTGTGTAAATCACTATAATATTTAACCAAATTTTTATACTTAAACGAGCTTCAAATATGAGAGTATTTTACCTGTTAAAACAGGGGCTTTTGGTGCTGTTAGTTTTTTCAGCATTAATGGTAAAAGCACAAACCGGATCGGTATCTGGTAAAGTGCTTGATGAAACCGGCCTGCCATTACCTGGCGCTTCTGTAGTTGTAAAAGGAACAACAAGAAGTACATCAACCGATGCTGATGGTAATTATAAACTAGCAGGTTTATCGAATGGTTCGATAACACTGTCTGTAAGTTTTATCGGTTATCAAACCCTTGACAAAGCCGTAAGCATTTCAGGAAATGCTACTGTTAATTTTCAATTGGTGCCTGACGCACAAAAACTGAATGAGGTAGTGGTAATCGGTTATGGTACTGCAGAAAAGAAAAACTTAACCGGATCAATCACTACAGTAGGTGCTAAAGATTTTCAAAAAGGAACGATTACAACGCCTGAACAGTTAATTCAAGGTAAGGTAGCAGGGGTTAACATTATTAGCAGTAGCGGCCAGCCAGGGGTTGGTAGTCAGATCCGTATCCGTGGAGGGGCTTCTTTAAATGCCAGTAACGATCCTTTAATTGTTATAGACGGAGTGCCTTTCAGTGGAAAATCAATTGATAACGCACCTAGTCCCCTATCATTGATCAACCCGAATGATATAGAGACTTTTACCGTGTTGAAGGATGCAAATGCTACAGCAATTTATGGTTCGAGAGCATCCAATGGCGTAATCTTAATTACCACTAAAAAGGGGGGTACAGGTGCGCCTGTAATTAATTTCAGTACCAATAATTCTGTTGCAACCATTGCAAAAAAGGTAGATGTGCTCTCGGCAGATCAAATTCGTACTTTTGTAAATGCCAATCCAACCGCTGCCTATGATGCAGGCAAAACATTTGTTTCGCTTTTAGGAAAAGCAAATACTGATTGGCAAGATGAAATCTTTCAAAATGCCTTTGCTACTGATAATAATCTCAGTATTGCAGGTAAATTTCATGGGGTTCCCTATCGTGTATCTGCAGGTTACTTGGATCAGCAAGGTTTGTTAATTACCGATAAGTTTAACAGGGCTACAGGAGCCATTACGATTTCTCCAAAATTATTCACCGATCACTTAAAAATTGATTTAAGCCTGAAAGGGACATTAACCGAATCTCACTTTGCGAATGATAACAATAATGCCATTGCCAATGCGATCCAATTTGATCCAACGCAATCGGTTACCGCAAATAATCAATTTGGAAATTATTTCGAATGGCTAAGAGCGGATGGAACCTTAAATCCTAATGCACCAAGAAACCCGGTAGCGCAGATTATGTTAAGAAATAATAATGGAAACGCTGCCCGAAGCTTTGGAAATGTAAGATTCGACTATTCTTTCCATTTTTTACCAGAATTACATGCTAACTTAAATTTAGGTTACGACGTTTCTAAGGGAGCAGGACGTATTTTTGTTCCGGCATTTGCCGCTACAAGTTTTTCAACTAATGGATCTTCTACTCAATCGCTGAATACATCCAACAATAAAGTATCAGAGTTTTATTTAAACTATGCCAAAGATGTAACTAGCATCAGAAGCCGTTTTGACGTAACTGCTGGTTATGGTTATTATGATAATGCTAAAACAAACTATAGCTTTAACGAATATAGTGCAACAGGTGTGTTAAGAACAACACCTAAGTTTCCATTCTCTGTTGACCGTAACAAATTGTTATCCTACTACGGAAGGTTGGTTTACACTTTAGCCGATAAATATATCCTTTCGGGAACCATGCGTGCAGATGCATCATCAAGGTTTGCTGCCGAAAATCGTTGGGGTTATTTCCCTTCGGTTGGTTTTACCTGGAGAATTGCAGGCGAAAACTTCTTAAAGGAAAGTAAGGCTGTTTCTGATTTAAAACTGCGGTTAAGTTATGGTGAAACCGGTAATAAAGATGGGGATACCGTTGGCGATTATAGTTATTTGGCCAAATATTATTCCAATAGTAATACGGGCCAGTACCAGATTGGTGATACTTTTTACGATTATTATGCACCTTCTGCCTACGATCCGGATTTAAAATGGGAAACCACAACAACCTATAATGCTGGTTTAGATTATGGCTTTTTCAAAGGAAGAATCTACGGTGCGATAGACGTTTATTATAAAAAAACAAAAGATTTATTGGCTACTGTGAACATTCCTGTAGGAACAAACTTTAACAATAATCTGATTACCAATGTGGGTAATATGGATGTAAGAGGAGCGGAGTTTAGCTTGAATTTTGCAGCGATCAAAACAGAAAACATTTCATGGGATTTTGGTTTTAATGCCGCTTATAACAAAAGAAAGGTAACCAATTTAACCTTAAATCCTGATCCGGGAAGTAAGCAAGGCGCTGGTGATATTTCTGGTGGAACAGGGATTACCATTAAATACAATGCTGTAAATCAGCTTCCTGGTGCCTTCTTTGTTTACAAACAGGTATATAATAGTGCCGGAAAGCCACTGGAAGGCGTATATGAAGATTCAAATGGTGATGGTGTGGTTAACTCAAGTGATCAGTATTTTTATAAGTCGCCAGATCCTAAAATTACCTTGGGATTCAACACGGCCTTCAGTTATAAAAAATGGACAATTAGTACCGTATTGAGAGCTAACCTAGGCAATTATGTTTATGATAACGTTTCATCGAACTTTGGTATCAAAAACAATATTCTTAGTGCTGCGGGCTTAATTAACAATGCTGGTGTAGATTTCTTAAACACCAACTTCACAACAAGTCAGTATTTAAGTGATTACTACGTTAAAAATGCTTCATTCTTAAAAATGGATAACCTTGGCCTGGCTTACGATGCCGGGAAGTTATTTAAAAATAGCAACACCAATTTAAGAATTACGGCCAACTGCCAGAATGTGTTCGTAATCTCTAAATATAAAGGGATAGATCCTGAGTTAACAGATGGTATCGACTTTAAGTTATATCCAAGACCAAGGACATACACTTTAGGTTTAAATGTTGGTTTTTAATAAAGATAAAGAGAAATGAAAAATTCGTTTAAAATAATATTGGCAACCACAGTTTTATTACTTTCTTTAAATTCTTGTAAGAAAGATGCCTTAAATTTAAAGCCTACGAATGATGTAACTGCCGATGTGGTATATGCTACGCCTGCAGGATATAAACAAGAACTGGTAAAATTGTACGCTACCTATGCATTAACCAGTCCAACAGGGTCAGATAATAGTGATATTGGTGGTCTGAATGCCGGATTTGCAGATTTCTTCAGGTTATTCTGGACTTCCCAGGAGTTGGTAACCGATGAAGCGATTTGTGCCTGGGGAGATACAGGTATTCCTGAATTAGATTATGCTACCTGGAATACTGATAACCAATTTTTAAGAGGTTTATATTCTAAAAGTATTCTGCAAATCACCATTTGCAATGAGTTTCTTCGCGAAAGTACACCAGAGAAGCTGGCAAGTCGGAATATTACTGGTGCCGATGTTTCAGCTATTCAACGTTATCGTGCCGAAGCCCGTTTCTTAAGAGCATTTCAATATTGGGTTTTATTAGATGGTTTCGGAAATCCTCCTTTCGTGACAGAAGAGGATGCGATTGGCAAAACCAATCCTAAGCAAATTCAAAGAGCAGCTTTATTTGCTTATGTAGAATCAGAATTAAAAGCCATTGAAGGCGATTTGGCTGATCCTCGTACTAACGATTATGGCCGTGCAGATAAAGCCGCAGACTGGGCATTGTTAGCCAGATTATATTTGAATGCTCAGGTTTATACCGGAACAGCAAAATATACTGAAGCTATTACTTATTCGACTAAGGTTATCAACTCTGGTTATTCATTAAAAGCCAATTACAAAGATTTATTTTTGGCAGATAATAACTTAAATAATACAGAAAACATTTTAACCATCAATTACGATGGTGTAAGAGGAACAAACTACGGTGGAACTACCTTTTTAATTAATGCTGCAATTAATGCCGACATGAGCCCTGCATCATATGGAGTACCTTCAGGTGGTTGGGGTGGTAACAGAACCCGCCAGAACTTACCTGCATTATTTCCTGATCCTAATGGAACGGTAGATAAACGCGGTATATTTTTTGGCACAAAAAGCAATGTAGACGATATTGGTGTATTTACAGACGGATTAAGGGTAACCAAATTTAAAAACGTTACCTCTGGAGGAGTTACGCCCGCATCGTTAAACGGAACATTCAGTTCATTAGATTTTGCATTATTCCGTTTAGCAGAACAATACTTAATTTACGGTGAAGCCGTAATGCGTGGAGGCTCGGGCGGAAGTACTGCCCAAGCACTTACCTATGTGAATAACTTACGTCGCCGTGCTTATGGTAACAACAGTGGAGATGTAAGTACCCTATCGGTAGATTTCTTCTTAGACGAGCGTGCCCGTGAATTGTATTGGGAAGGGCACCGCCGTACCGATTTAATCCGTTATGGCAAATTTACCGGCGCCACTTATTTATGGCCATTTAAAGGTGGTATTAAAGCAGGAGCAAGTTTACCCGCTTACCGTAACTTATATCCAATTCCAACGGCAGATTTAATCGCTAATCCGAATTTGGTTCAAAACACAGGTTATTAATCTTAATATTTTATAAAGATGAAATCAATATTCTTTAAATCCTTAGCCTTTAGCTTTATCGCGCTATCGCTATGGTCATGCAAAAAAGACGAAACCCGTGCCATAGCCAATGCAGGTACCGGAGGTTCTTTAAAAAGTTCGGCTACGTCTGTGGTCTTAGACAAAAGCATGCTCACTACCAATGTGATTACTTTTACCTTAACCAATGCTAATTTTGGTTATCAGGCGGCTGTAACTAATACTTTGCAACTGTCTCCCAAAGGGGCAAACTTTGCAGCAGATAAAACAAAGGAAGTAATTATTGATGCGAATGTGACCACTAAAAGTTACAATGGATTGGATTTTAATAATCTACTGCTTTCTTTAAATTTATCTACTGCTGTAAATTCTGATGTAGAAATCAGGGTAAAAGCAGCCATCTCTAATGCGGTAGCTCCGGTTTACAGCAATGTGGTTTCTATAAGTGCAAAGCCATTCCCTTTAACTTCATGGGTATACGTGCCCGGAGCATATCAGGGATGGAATCCGGCAACAGCCGATAGCTTAGTTTCTATCACCGGAAATGGTATTTATACCGGAATTATTAAGTTCGATGGTGGTAATTTTAAAGTTACTCCAGCCAAGAAATGGGATCTGGCTTATGGCGATGCCGGAGGTGGTAAACTCAGCACTTCAGGTGGCGATATCAGTTCCGTTTCGGCAGGCTTTAAACTGCTAACTGTCGATCTTAATACAAATGTCTACACCATTGCCAATGCAGATTACTGGTCAATTATTGGTAATGCAATTCCTGGAAGTAACTGGTCTGTTGATACCGACCTTAGTCCGGTAAACGATGGCAAAAATACATGGATTGGAACAGTTGCTTTAACTCCTGGCGCCTTTAAGTTCAGAAGAAATCACGATTGGGGAACCAATATTGGTGATAATGGTGCAGATATTAATGTTACTGTCGCTGGTACATATAAGCTAACCTTAACACTTAATGCCGATGGTAAAACAGGTGCTTACACCATGGTTAAAATTTAATCATTAACTAAACTATTCCTGTAGGGATCTTTTGATCTCTACAGGATTTTTAAAAACATCAAAAAGTTTTAGCATGATAAAATCTCCTGCCCCTGCTACGTTTCTTTCCGTTATTCATTCTCCTTTTAATGCTCAAACTAAAATCCACGTAAATGCGCGGGGATTAAAAAAAATGCTGGTTATCATTACTGTACTGCTTAGCAGTATCAATCTCTTTGCCCAAAAATTAGAACGTATCGAACCGATGTTCTGGTACACAGGGATGCACAATCCTAAGTTGCAATTGCTGGTTCATGGCGAAAATATTGCTTCAAGCTCGGTTTCATTAACTTATCCAGGCGTAAAACTCGTAAAGATTAATAAAGTTGAAAACCCGAATTATTTATTTCTCGATTTAACACTTGCTGCTACAGTAAAATCCGGAAGTTTCCCAATTAATTTTTCTGTAAATGGCAAAAAGATATTCAGTTACACTTACGAATTAAAAAACCGCGATAAAAGTGCGGGCAGAATTCAGGGTGTAACCAACAAAGATTTTATTTATTTGCTTATGCCCGATCGTTTTTCGAACGGTGATAAAAGCAACGATGTGGTTCAGGGTTTAACCGAAACTGCATTAAACCGCGATAGTATGTACTACCGTCATGGTGGAGATATACAAGGTGTAATTAACCACCTCGATTACCTGAAGGATTTAGGCGTAACTACCGTTTGGATGACACCAGAGGTAGAAAACGATATGCCACAGGCTTCTTACCATGGCTACGCGGTAACCGATCACTATAAAATAGACCCGCGGTATGGAACAAATGCACTTTACAAAAAGTATGTAGAGATTGCCCATGCCAAAGGATTAAAAGTGATTAAAGATATTGTACACAACCACATTGGTACCCAGCACTGGTTTTATAAAGATTTGCCCATGAAAAGCTGGTTAAACCAATGGCCAAAATATACGCAAACGAGTTACCGCGATCAGACCGTGATGGATATCCACGCTTCTGCTGCCGACCGCAAACAGATGTTAGATGGTTGGTTTGTGCCTTCAATGCCCGATTTAAACCAAACCAATCCATACGTGCAGAATTACCTGACCCAAAATCACATCTGGTGGATCGAATACGCTGGTATTGATGGTTTACGTTTGGATACTTATGGATATAACGATCCGGTTTATATGGCCGATTGGGCTTTAAAAGTTCAGGCAGAATTTCCACATTTATCAGTTTTTGGCGAAACATTGGTAACCGCAGTGGCGAACCAGGCTTTTTTTACTGGTGGCAATACGGTTAACCGCGGTTTTGATACCCATTTGCAAGGCATTACCGATGCTACTTTAAAAGATGCGATTTACGAAGGAATAAATGGCAAAAATGGTTGGGTAGAGGGAATTAATCGGTTATATGCCACCTTAGCGCACGATTTTCTTTATAAAAATCCAAATACCAACTGCATCTTTTTAGATAACCATGATATGAGCCGCTTCTACTCTATGGTTGGCGAAGATTTCGATAAATATAAAATGGGAATGAGCATCCTGTTAACCATGCGCGGCATTCCTGAAATGTATTATGGAACAGAAATTTTAATGAAAAACTTTTCCAATCCAGATGGACTGATCCGTTCTGATTTTCCAGGTGGTTGGGAGGGCGACAAAAAAGATAAATTTATTGCCGATGGACGCACCAACAAAGAGAATGAGGCTTTTAATTTTGTTAAAACCTTAGCCAATTTCCGCAAAAGCAGTGCTGCACTACAAACCGGTAAATTGATGCAGTTTGTGCCGCAAGATGATATTTATGTTTATTTCCGCTACAATACAGAACCAAAAGGCACCGTAATGGTTATTGTAAACAACACTGAAAAAGAAAAAACACTAAATACCGACCGTTTTGCCGAAAGAACAACAGGAATTACAACTGCTAAAAATGTAATTACGGGTGAAACGATTACTTTTTCTAACATTAAAATATCAGCTAAAACAACACTGGTGCTGGAGTTAAGGTAGTAAAGAGAAAAATAGAAAGACTAAAGCTGCGGGAGTCTTGATACTTGATTCCCGCGACTTGATACTAAAATATATGACGAAGATGCAAGATAATACTCATTCAGAACCTTCTACCTTCAACCTTACGCCTTCTGCCTCAATAAAGGCCTGTCTCTTCGATTTAGACGGTGTACTTGTAGATACTGCAGTTTATCATTATAAAGCCTGGAAACGCTTGGCCAATACCATGGGTTTCGATTTTACAGAAGAACAGAACGAACAGTTGAAAGGCGTTAGTCGCGTAGAAAGTTTAAATAAGATTCTCGCCTGGGGTGGAGTAGATAAAACCGATGCCGAAAAAGAAGAGCTTGCTGGTTTAAAAAACAGCTGGTATGTAGAGATGATTACTAAAATGACACCGGCCGAAGTTTTACCGGGAACGGTTGATTTCTTGACAGCAATTCACAAAGCCGGTTACAAATTGGCCTTGGGCTCGGCAAGTAAAAACTCGGGAATTATTTTAGAAAAAACTGATCTTGCTCATTTCTTCGACGAAATAGTTGATGGAAACATGGTCACCAAATCAAAACCCGAGCCTGAAGTATTTTTAAAAGGAGCCGAACTTTTAGGTTTTGCACCTAATGAATGTGTGGTTTTTGAAGATGCTGTTGCTGGTGTAGAAGCCGCAAAAAGAGGTGGCATGAAAGCCATCGGTATAGGCGAAAAAAGCGTGCTTAGCCAGGCAGATGTGGTAGTAAGCGGATTAGACAAATTAACAGTTAAAGACCTAGAAGAGTTGTAAAAGAGTAGCTATTATCAAGTAGTAAGTATCAAAAAGTAAATTTATCTTGATACGCGATACTAATTACTTGATACTAGTTACTCGCTACTTGATACTAAATATGAAAAATTACATTAAAGCAGATGAGTGGAATATTATCGAAGAAGGCTTTGATCCACATTTAAATAAAATTTCAGAAAGTATTTTCAGTTTGGGTAATGGCCGTATGGGTCAGCGCGCCAATTTCGAAGAAACTTATACCGGAGAAACCCTACTAGGGAATTACGTTGCAGGTGTTTATTATCCAGATAAAACCCGTGTGGGATGGTGGAAAAACGGGTATCCGGAATATTTCGCAAAAGTATTGAATGCTGCAAATTGGGTAGGTATTGAAGTAAAGCTAGACGATGAAATTCTTGATTTAGCAACAGCGGAGGTAAGTGATTTTAAACGTGTGCTGAACATGCACGCAGGATATTTAGAGCGGACCTTTACGGCGAAATTAAAAAGCGGTAAAACCCTAAAAGTTAAATCAACCCGTTTTTGCAGCATCGCTGATGATGAAGTTGGTGCCATCCGTTATAGTATTACGCCATTAAATTTCGATGGTAGATTAACATTAATGCCTTTTATTGATGGCGATGTTAAAAATCAGGACAGCAACTACGACGAAAAATTCTGGGATAAAATTGCAGATGAAATTTCTGGAATGGAAGCTTACCTTAAACTAAGGACAAAGAAAACAGCGTTTGAAGTTTGTACAGGGAGTAATATCGAACTGTATAAAAATGCGGAGAAATTAAATATCAGCCCGGATGCAGTTCGAAAAGAGAAATTTGTTGGACAAACTTTTTCTCTTGATGTTAAAGCACATGAAGAGATCACTTTGGTTAAAATCGCAGCGAATTTATCTTCAGAAAATTACCCAAAAGAATCACTTTTAAAAGAAACAAAATCGGTAATTGCGAAAGCATCTGGCAAAGGTTTCGATACTTTATTAAAAGAGCAAACTGAAGCCTGGGCAAGCAAGTGGGAAGAAAGCGACATCATTATCGAAGGTGATGTTTCGGCTCAACAGGCTATCCGCTTTAATATTTTTCAGCTTTTTCAAACCTATACCGGTAAAGATGACCGATTGAACATTGGTCCGAAAGGTTTTACGGGCGAAAAATATGGCGGATCAACTTATTGGGATACTGAGGCTTATTGCGTGCCGTTTTATCTGGCAACTGCTCCGCAGGAAGTAAGTAAAAACCTGTTGGTGTATCGCCATAAACAATTGGGTAAAGCAATCGAAAACGCTGCGAAACTAGGTTTTTCAGCTGGTGCAGCGTTGTATCCCATGGTAACGATGAACGGTGAAGAATGCCATAACGAGTGGGAAATTACTTTCGAAGAAATCCACCGTAATGGCGCCATTGCCTTTGCCATTTTTAATTATATCCGTTATACTGGAGATGAAAGTTATCTTTCTGATTTCGGTTTAGAGGTATTGATCGGCATTGCCCGTTTCTGGAAACAACGGGTAAACTGGAGCAACGATAAGCAGCAATACGTAATGCTTGGAGTAACGGGGCCAAATGAATACGAAAATAACGTAAATAACAATTGGTACACGAATATTCTGGCTACATGGTGTATGAAATATGCAACCGAAGCAGCCAAAATTGTAAAAATACAGCGGCCTGAAAAATACCATAGTCTGTTAAAAAGCTTAAATTTCGATCAAAAGGAATTTACTGATTGGGCCGATATCATCGAGAAAATGTATTATCCGCAAGATGAAAAAATGGGCATTTTCTTACAACAGGATGGATATCTAGATAAGGAACAAACTTTAGTAAAAGATCTGCCTGCAAGCGAAAGACCGATTAACCAAAAATGGAGCTGGGACAGGATTTTACGTTCGTGTTTTATTAAGCAAGCCGATGTTTTACAAGGTTTATATTTCTTTGAAGAAAATTACGATCTGGATACATTAAAACGCAACTTCGATTTTTATGAGCCTCGTACTGTACACGAAAGTTCATTGTCGCCTTGTGTACATAGTATTTTGGCCGCTAAATTAAACGACGAGGCCCGTGCTTACGAATTTTATTTGCGTACTGCCCGTTTAGACTTGGATGATTATAACAACGATACCGAAGATGGTTTGCACATCACTTCTATGGCCGGCACCTGGATGAGCGT
The nucleotide sequence above comes from Pedobacter riviphilus. Encoded proteins:
- a CDS encoding SusC/RagA family TonB-linked outer membrane protein, with product MRVFYLLKQGLLVLLVFSALMVKAQTGSVSGKVLDETGLPLPGASVVVKGTTRSTSTDADGNYKLAGLSNGSITLSVSFIGYQTLDKAVSISGNATVNFQLVPDAQKLNEVVVIGYGTAEKKNLTGSITTVGAKDFQKGTITTPEQLIQGKVAGVNIISSSGQPGVGSQIRIRGGASLNASNDPLIVIDGVPFSGKSIDNAPSPLSLINPNDIETFTVLKDANATAIYGSRASNGVILITTKKGGTGAPVINFSTNNSVATIAKKVDVLSADQIRTFVNANPTAAYDAGKTFVSLLGKANTDWQDEIFQNAFATDNNLSIAGKFHGVPYRVSAGYLDQQGLLITDKFNRATGAITISPKLFTDHLKIDLSLKGTLTESHFANDNNNAIANAIQFDPTQSVTANNQFGNYFEWLRADGTLNPNAPRNPVAQIMLRNNNGNAARSFGNVRFDYSFHFLPELHANLNLGYDVSKGAGRIFVPAFAATSFSTNGSSTQSLNTSNNKVSEFYLNYAKDVTSIRSRFDVTAGYGYYDNAKTNYSFNEYSATGVLRTTPKFPFSVDRNKLLSYYGRLVYTLADKYILSGTMRADASSRFAAENRWGYFPSVGFTWRIAGENFLKESKAVSDLKLRLSYGETGNKDGDTVGDYSYLAKYYSNSNTGQYQIGDTFYDYYAPSAYDPDLKWETTTTYNAGLDYGFFKGRIYGAIDVYYKKTKDLLATVNIPVGTNFNNNLITNVGNMDVRGAEFSLNFAAIKTENISWDFGFNAAYNKRKVTNLTLNPDPGSKQGAGDISGGTGITIKYNAVNQLPGAFFVYKQVYNSAGKPLEGVYEDSNGDGVVNSSDQYFYKSPDPKITLGFNTAFSYKKWTISTVLRANLGNYVYDNVSSNFGIKNNILSAAGLINNAGVDFLNTNFTTSQYLSDYYVKNASFLKMDNLGLAYDAGKLFKNSNTNLRITANCQNVFVISKYKGIDPELTDGIDFKLYPRPRTYTLGLNVGF
- a CDS encoding RagB/SusD family nutrient uptake outer membrane protein, yielding MKNSFKIILATTVLLLSLNSCKKDALNLKPTNDVTADVVYATPAGYKQELVKLYATYALTSPTGSDNSDIGGLNAGFADFFRLFWTSQELVTDEAICAWGDTGIPELDYATWNTDNQFLRGLYSKSILQITICNEFLRESTPEKLASRNITGADVSAIQRYRAEARFLRAFQYWVLLDGFGNPPFVTEEDAIGKTNPKQIQRAALFAYVESELKAIEGDLADPRTNDYGRADKAADWALLARLYLNAQVYTGTAKYTEAITYSTKVINSGYSLKANYKDLFLADNNLNNTENILTINYDGVRGTNYGGTTFLINAAINADMSPASYGVPSGGWGGNRTRQNLPALFPDPNGTVDKRGIFFGTKSNVDDIGVFTDGLRVTKFKNVTSGGVTPASLNGTFSSLDFALFRLAEQYLIYGEAVMRGGSGGSTAQALTYVNNLRRRAYGNNSGDVSTLSVDFFLDERARELYWEGHRRTDLIRYGKFTGATYLWPFKGGIKAGASLPAYRNLYPIPTADLIANPNLVQNTGY
- a CDS encoding SusE domain-containing protein; the protein is MKSIFFKSLAFSFIALSLWSCKKDETRAIANAGTGGSLKSSATSVVLDKSMLTTNVITFTLTNANFGYQAAVTNTLQLSPKGANFAADKTKEVIIDANVTTKSYNGLDFNNLLLSLNLSTAVNSDVEIRVKAAISNAVAPVYSNVVSISAKPFPLTSWVYVPGAYQGWNPATADSLVSITGNGIYTGIIKFDGGNFKVTPAKKWDLAYGDAGGGKLSTSGGDISSVSAGFKLLTVDLNTNVYTIANADYWSIIGNAIPGSNWSVDTDLSPVNDGKNTWIGTVALTPGAFKFRRNHDWGTNIGDNGADINVTVAGTYKLTLTLNADGKTGAYTMVKI
- a CDS encoding glycoside hydrolase family 13 protein, which produces MIKSPAPATFLSVIHSPFNAQTKIHVNARGLKKMLVIITVLLSSINLFAQKLERIEPMFWYTGMHNPKLQLLVHGENIASSSVSLTYPGVKLVKINKVENPNYLFLDLTLAATVKSGSFPINFSVNGKKIFSYTYELKNRDKSAGRIQGVTNKDFIYLLMPDRFSNGDKSNDVVQGLTETALNRDSMYYRHGGDIQGVINHLDYLKDLGVTTVWMTPEVENDMPQASYHGYAVTDHYKIDPRYGTNALYKKYVEIAHAKGLKVIKDIVHNHIGTQHWFYKDLPMKSWLNQWPKYTQTSYRDQTVMDIHASAADRKQMLDGWFVPSMPDLNQTNPYVQNYLTQNHIWWIEYAGIDGLRLDTYGYNDPVYMADWALKVQAEFPHLSVFGETLVTAVANQAFFTGGNTVNRGFDTHLQGITDATLKDAIYEGINGKNGWVEGINRLYATLAHDFLYKNPNTNCIFLDNHDMSRFYSMVGEDFDKYKMGMSILLTMRGIPEMYYGTEILMKNFSNPDGLIRSDFPGGWEGDKKDKFIADGRTNKENEAFNFVKTLANFRKSSAALQTGKLMQFVPQDDIYVYFRYNTEPKGTVMVIVNNTEKEKTLNTDRFAERTTGITTAKNVITGETITFSNIKISAKTTLVLELR
- the pgmB gene encoding beta-phosphoglucomutase, yielding MTKMQDNTHSEPSTFNLTPSASIKACLFDLDGVLVDTAVYHYKAWKRLANTMGFDFTEEQNEQLKGVSRVESLNKILAWGGVDKTDAEKEELAGLKNSWYVEMITKMTPAEVLPGTVDFLTAIHKAGYKLALGSASKNSGIILEKTDLAHFFDEIVDGNMVTKSKPEPEVFLKGAELLGFAPNECVVFEDAVAGVEAAKRGGMKAIGIGEKSVLSQADVVVSGLDKLTVKDLEEL
- a CDS encoding glycoside hydrolase family 65 protein, whose protein sequence is MKNYIKADEWNIIEEGFDPHLNKISESIFSLGNGRMGQRANFEETYTGETLLGNYVAGVYYPDKTRVGWWKNGYPEYFAKVLNAANWVGIEVKLDDEILDLATAEVSDFKRVLNMHAGYLERTFTAKLKSGKTLKVKSTRFCSIADDEVGAIRYSITPLNFDGRLTLMPFIDGDVKNQDSNYDEKFWDKIADEISGMEAYLKLRTKKTAFEVCTGSNIELYKNAEKLNISPDAVRKEKFVGQTFSLDVKAHEEITLVKIAANLSSENYPKESLLKETKSVIAKASGKGFDTLLKEQTEAWASKWEESDIIIEGDVSAQQAIRFNIFQLFQTYTGKDDRLNIGPKGFTGEKYGGSTYWDTEAYCVPFYLATAPQEVSKNLLVYRHKQLGKAIENAAKLGFSAGAALYPMVTMNGEECHNEWEITFEEIHRNGAIAFAIFNYIRYTGDESYLSDFGLEVLIGIARFWKQRVNWSNDKQQYVMLGVTGPNEYENNVNNNWYTNILATWCMKYATEAAKIVKIQRPEKYHSLLKSLNFDQKEFTDWADIIEKMYYPQDEKMGIFLQQDGYLDKEQTLVKDLPASERPINQKWSWDRILRSCFIKQADVLQGLYFFEENYDLDTLKRNFDFYEPRTVHESSLSPCVHSILAAKLNDEARAYEFYLRTARLDLDDYNNDTEDGLHITSMAGTWMSVVEGFAGMRVRDGKLQFNPFLPGKWKSFSFTIGFRGATLKVNITESGISIKNNAAIDLEIGIRNQLYKLAGNTEIEVNNAELV